In a single window of the Elaeis guineensis isolate ETL-2024a chromosome 8, EG11, whole genome shotgun sequence genome:
- the LOC105049894 gene encoding peroxidase 11 — protein sequence MACYLCFSKPVLLFSALVLWAFSTLLEAQDPSQLSSDYYLKTCPIAEQIVRKQMEYAVQADPRNAAAILRLHFHDCFVQGCDGSVLLDDTVTLIGEKKAEQNVKSLKGFDIVDKIKTNLEAGCPGIVTCADLLAIAARDAVVLLGGPYWDVPVGRKDSKTASLDQANTDIPTPQQGLVTIISKFLAKGLSATDMVALAGAHTIGVSRCASFRDRIYGDFELTAKDEASSLPYLSKLKEDCPLDGGDDNVSPMDHFTPNLFDNAFFETLLKGTGLLNSDQEMYSSLVGFETSSLVEKYWADPVAFFNQFSDSMVKMGNITNPEGGEVRKNCRFVNT from the exons ATGGCTTGCTATCTCTGCTTCTCTAAGCCAGTGCTTCTATTCTCAGCTCTTGTTCTTTGGGCTTTCTCCACCCTCTTGGAGGCgcaagatccttcccaactgaGTTCGGACTACTACTTGAAGACATGCCCGATAGCGGAGCAGATTGTGCGAAAACAGATGGAGTACGCGGTGCAAGCTGACCCCCGCAATGCTGCTGCCATTCTCCGTCTGCACTTCCATGATTGTTTCGTTCAG GGCTGCGATGGATCGGTGTTGCTGGACGACACGGTCACACTAATAGGGGAGAAGAAAGCAGAGCAGAATGTCAAATCTCTGAAGGGTTTTGACATCGTCGACAAGATTAAAACCAATCTGGAGGCTGGGTGCCCCGGCATCGTCACCTGTGCTGATCTGCTGGCCATAGCAGCCAGAGATGCTGTTGTTCTG CTCGGAGGGCCTTATTGGGATGTACCAGTAGGCAGGAAGGATTCGAAGACTGCTAGCCTGGACCAAGCAAACACAGACATTCCAACTCCTCAACAGGGCCTGGTCACAATAATCTCCAAGTTCCTGGCGAAAGGCCTCTCAGCAACAGACATGGTGGCCCTTGCAG GTGCCCACACCATTGGTGTGTCTCGCTGTGCGAGCTTCCGGGATAGAATCTATGGAGACTTCGAACTGACAGCAAAGGATGAAGCATCCTCTCTGCCATACCTTAGCAAGTTGAAAGAGGATTGCCCCTTGGATGGTGGAGACGACAACGTTTCTCCCATGGATCACTTCACTCCCAACCTCTTCGACAATGCCTTCTTCGAGACCCTCCTCAAAGGAACTGGCCTTCTAAACTCCGATCAGGAGATGTATTCGAGCCTCGTCGGATTCGAAACCTCCAGCCTCGTCGAGAAATACTGGGCTGATCCTGTCGCCTTCTTCAATCAATTCTCTGATTCCATGGTGAAGATGGGGAACATCACCAATCCTGAGGGTGGTGAAGTGAGGAAGAACTGCAGATTTGTGAACACTTGA
- the LOC105049909 gene encoding putative fasciclin-like arabinogalactan protein 20 codes for MRVINCRPCSGFSTLPAFSSTQPKQIERKNSKPPLMALHLTPLLLLLSVLPFSSPLSIGPQTLANAVESLSAAGYVSMALTLNLTSQKLLPPGAAGATLFSPSDAAFADSGQPPLSLLRFHLAPQRLRPKTLRSLSHGAKIPTLTPDLSLLITTSATEGRVSLNGVRINESAIFDDASLIVYAADDFFDPSFRISSLPAQSLATPGSVIQCQPPNPSRSLAGASAKLRSMGYSSIAAFLDVQLEWGGSKGATVFAPGDAALGACEGNFSEHLVVFQRHVVPCRLAGSDLAELGAGTVVPTFAEDFTISVDRSDGRSLLNGVPLSDEDLFDDGSLVVHGVRDVLKPLDASVDFGS; via the coding sequence ATGCGGGTCATAAATTGCCGCCCCTGCTCCGGATTCTCAACTCTTCCCGCCTTCTCTTCAACTCAACCAAAGCAAATAGAGCGCAAGAACTCCAAGCCGCCACTAATGGCGCTCCATCTCACCCCCCTTCTCCTCCTACTCTCCGTCCTTCCCTTCTCCTCCCCTCTCTCCATTGGCCCCCAAACCCTCGCCAACGCCGTCGAATCCCTTTCCGCCGCCGGCTACGTCTCCATGGCTCTCACCCTCAATCTCACCTCCCAAAAGCTCCTCCCCCCCGGCGCCGCCGGAGCCACCCTCTTCTCCCCCTCCGACGCTGCCTTCGCCGACTCCGGCCAGCCCCCGCTCTCCCTCCTCCGCTTCCACCTTGCCCCCCAGCGCCTTCGACCCAAAACCCTCCGCTCCCTCTCCCACGGCGCCAAGATCCCCACCCTCACCCCCGACCTATCCCTCCTCATCACCACCTCCGCCACCGAGGGTCGCGTCTCCCTCAACGGCGTCCGCATCAACGAATCCGCTATCTTTGACGACGCCTCCCTCATCGTCTACGCCGCCGACGACTTCTTCGACCCCTCCTTCCGGATCTCCTCCCTCCCTGCCCAGTCCCTCGCCACCCCTGGCTCCGTAATCCAGTGCCAGCCCCCAAACCCTAGCCGATCCCTCGCTGGCGCCTCGGCCAAGCTCCGATCCATGGGGTACTCCTCGATCGCCGCGTTTCTTGATGTCCAGCTGGAGTGGGGCGGCTCCAAGGGGGCGACGGTGTTCGCGCCGGGGGACGCCGCTTTGGGCGCCTGTGAGGGGAATTTCAGCGAGCACTTGGTGGTGTTCCAGCGGCACGTGGTGCCGTGCCGGCTCGCCGGCAGCGACCTGGCGGAACTCGGGGCGGGGACGGTGGTGCCGACGTTCGCCGAGGATTTCACCATCAGCGTCGACCGATCGGACGGCCGGTCGCTACTGAACGGCGTTCCGCTGTCCGACGAGGACCTGTTCGACGATGGGTCGTTGGTGGTCCATGGCGTCCGCGACGTGCTCAAGCCGCTGGACGCGTCGGTGGATTTCGGGTCGTGA